In Scleropages formosus chromosome 6, fSclFor1.1, whole genome shotgun sequence, the genomic stretch AGGTGGAGATCGTGGAACGGTCGTGGGAGGGGGGCATCAGCAGGCCAGGGCTGCCCCCATGTCACTGGCAGCCATCCTCTGTCTGAGATGCTGAGCGAAATCCACTTGGGTCTGGGAGAGGACTTGGTTCACCACAGCCTTTGGGATCCATCCCTGTGGGAGGAGAAGAAGCGAACCACAAAACACTCATCTGACTTTCTCTGATCGAGTCATTCGATCTTGATTTCTGCCCACCATACAGGGGAGTTAGAGTAAATAACGAGGCCCCTAGAAGAGCACGACCGTGGCAACACCGCTCGCCATCCGTGGTTGAGCCACGACTGTAAGTGGTGCACGGCTCCTTGGCTGTGTGCAACTTTCCAAACGCATTTGGTTTGTCAAAATTACTCTGACATGTGGAGGCGCGTCTAGCAAactgggcggcacggtggcctCTTAGCACTGctgatggtgcgagaggatgtgggttcgatccccactcagtctgtgtggagtttgcgtgttctccctgtgtatgtgtgggtttcctctggatgctctggtttcctcccacactccaaagacatgctgttcaggttcccccatactgtgtgtgtgttccactgatgtatggatgagtgacccactgtaagtaatgtatctagcagtgtaagtcaccgcggcgaataaggtgtgtgggctgatgacactgcatagagttcattggaagtttctttggagaaaagcatctgctacataaatgtaattaatgaaagagtgtgtgtaaaatgaataaatttaggtCTGAATGTCCGAGAAACTGGAGAATGTGGAGCATCGGGACTTCGTTATTCAGCAGCAGGGTAAAACCTCCTTACCTTTAAGTCTATACTGAGCAGCCAAGTAAATCTGGTTTTGTTGGGGTCCTCAGCACTTGGCCGCATGACAATGCAGGTGGGTCCGTTCTCCGCCCTACGACACAGGAGCAGAGTGACGTGCGACGGCGCTCTGTGACCTTCCGCTCGGACCGCAGATTCGGAAAGCTCGCCTACCTGACGAAACCCTTCTGCTCCGGCATGTCTGGGTGGTTCGTGGACATTCCCGCCAGGAAGCAGGTGGAGCCCCGACGCTTGGCACAGCGAACGCTCACAAAGTCCCGGGGGCCCACTATATTGCCAGGCGTCTCCGCTGCCATTTCGTGAGTGACCAGGGTGTCTGGGCCAACCCTCTGGAGGATCTGTGCCAAACACGGCGGAAGAGAAGAACCTGACCAACGCGATGCTGCCGCATTTCAGCCGGCTGCCCCAAAACCCACCATGTTCTTGCTTACTTAAAATATGCatcaaaagcaaaagaaaattaatcatCGCGGTCGAGATTTTACTGGGTTGAACTAATGTGAGGGCCAGCCCTGGTCCCAGATGGTCCAAAGGGAATTAGTGTCCGAATACTTACGGGGATCAGCCGAAACGGGCTACTCCGCACTCGAGGACCAGGGCCGGTCGCACCTGGTTCGAACGTACGGGTGCGTGGCCATGTGCGGGTGTGTATGACCTTCCTCACCGTCACTTGTTTCACGCTGGGGTTCCACTCGCCCATTTTCTCCATGTTGCCAACCAGCTCTCCGTAAAGATGATCGGGCCGCTGGTCCAGCACCACCTCCAGCTTGAACACCTTGCCAATATCCGGAAGCATCTTGCTGAGCACCTTGTCCCCGTTCTCCTTCGATCAGAAAAGTgtgtttataaaaacaaaagcaagcaaGAGCACGGAGCGGTTGGAAAGTATCATCATCGGAGGAATTATTCCTTACATATCGCCAAAAGACGGCAGTATGAGGAGACCACAGCGGGGCAAAAAATTGTGTAATGAGATACAATTTTACCATAAGGAAGCGATGTAATGTGTTGTAATATCTTTCCTGCCAAATAATCTgttcttcgttttttttttattaaaacctaTGATCCTTTCAAGTTCCTCCACAAACATTCAGCTGAACAATGACCACCAGGTGAAGGTCTTCCCCCGTTTCTTTGGGTGCCTCAgaacattaattaattacatttacttatcagacacttttctccgaaacaacttcaaatgaactctatgtagtgttatcagcccacacaccttattcaccacggtgacttacactgttagatacactacttacactgggtcactcatccatacatcagtggaacacacacacaaaatgggggaacctgaacagcatatctttggagtgtgggaggaaaccagagcacccagaggggacccacacagacacgggggaacatgcaaactccacaccgaccgAACAGCaattgaacccacaccctctggCACCAGCCAGGCCCTATGAGGCAACAGCGACATATATGTTCAGCAAATCCACTTTTATTATGATGgaagttatttaaaaacaaacaaacaaaataggAACGTTTGAACTGTTACTTAAAATGATGTCCTTCATGTGGTGgttttgaagaaaacactgtGCTTTACAAACATTGCAAAGATACTTACATTTAACCACAAAAtctaaaaggtaaaaaatatCATGTGAATATAtggtttaaaacattaactTCAAGAGGTTTCTGCTGTGCATTTCTGTATTAactgatttatacagttagTGCTCTTTAATAAATTTACAGTGTAAAGGCGGAAGTCTGTATGTCACATATGTGGGAGTatcaggggaggagacacatcaCAAAAGGTTAGACAACGCGGTACAGAAGTGTGTTTGGAAGGTAAAGAGAGTACGGTGGCCAGGCTGAGCAAACAAGAAACAAAGGATGGACACTGGGGGGTGGCTGGTAGAGCAGTGGTTAGCCCTGCTGTTGTTGcgcccaaaggctgcaggttcaaatccctcctccagctctagtacctttgagtaaggta encodes the following:
- the star gene encoding steroidogenic acute regulatory protein, mitochondrial isoform X1, with protein sequence MLPATFKLCAGISYGHVRSMTGLRKTAMVAINHEMKRLSGPGPNRWISQVRRRSSLLSGRIEETPYSEAEISYMKQGEEALQKSISILGDQSGWKMETEAENGDKVLSKMLPDIGKVFKLEVVLDQRPDHLYGELVGNMEKMGEWNPSVKQVTILQRVGPDTLVTHEMAAETPGNIVGPRDFVSVRCAKRRGSTCFLAGMSTNHPDMPEQKGFVRAENGPTCIVMRPSAEDPNKTRFTWLLSIDLKGWIPKAVVNQVLSQTQVDFAQHLRQRMAASDMGAALAC
- the star gene encoding steroidogenic acute regulatory protein, mitochondrial isoform X2, translated to MLPATFKLCAGISYGHVRSMTGLRKTAMVAINHEMKRLSGPGPNRWISQVRRRSSLLSGRIEETPYSEAEISYMKQGEEALQKSISILGDQSGWKMETEANGDKVLSKMLPDIGKVFKLEVVLDQRPDHLYGELVGNMEKMGEWNPSVKQVTILQRVGPDTLVTHEMAAETPGNIVGPRDFVSVRCAKRRGSTCFLAGMSTNHPDMPEQKGFVRAENGPTCIVMRPSAEDPNKTRFTWLLSIDLKGWIPKAVVNQVLSQTQVDFAQHLRQRMAASDMGAALAC